The Ornithinibacillus sp. 4-3 region TCCATCGACTTGATTTCTTTTAAATGTATTTTCATTTTTAATTCATTAATATCACGGATAGCAGTTGCTAGGGTATGAATAAAATCCAATTCCTCTATTTCAGATAATAATAAATAATAAAGTCCACTATAATAATCGCCTGCTAAAACCGTTAATTGTTTTGTTGTGTTATTCGTTTGCTCTTCAACAATATCATGTGTATCTAGTGCCAACTGTACGAGCATTGTAGCCACAATATACTGCTGTTGTTTTTCTAACGAAAGAGGTGTATTCGATAAAATCATCGATAATAAGCTCAGTTTTTCCTCATCAATGACAGGATGATCGATAAATTGGTCGATGAAGTGATGTTTTATTTTTTTTTCGATACAACCTTTTAATTGTTTATTTGTAAGTGGAGATGTATTCAAATTAATCACCTAAAGCCTTTCGTTATTCTCGGACACATTAGTCAAGATACAACACATTTACATGTAATCTAGCTGAACTATAACTGCGGGGTAATAATGATATGTATATAGAATTGATGAGCGATATGCTTCATTCATGAGGCTGAAACAGATATTCTGTAAAAGGAAAATCTGAACGAATCAAAATGATTTGATCTATTGTAGTAGAGGTAATTCTCGAAATATGCTACTTAAACGAGCAGAAGATTCTCCTCCAGCAAGAATGTTTAAAACATGTCCAAACCTCGTCCAGCGTCTTTTCAGCATGCTAATTAATCATCCAATAAACGATTTCATCTACCTGTTACATGGAATCGGATAAGAGGATTTGATAAATACTCCCACAGCATGATTTTTTTACTTTAAGCTAATTCAGTATATCATTGTTATTATAACACACTTGGCTGTTGCATTGACATGGAATTTTCATACATACCATGCTAAATCATCTAGCCATTCGTAATTTCTCCATGACTTGTTTGGATAAGTGCTTTTCCTCGAACCTTTATTGCAGAAGTATGCTCTGTGAATTGAGCAATCATAATCTCATCTGCGTCTAGTTTTTCAGCATGATGAAAACGCGTGTCAGTTCCTCGTGTTAATCCAATTACATTTACACCGTCTTCCATTGCTTTAATAACAAAAAAATCTGATTTCGAATAATTATTTTCCATATATTTAAATACTCCTACTTAAATGCGAATGGATTGATTTAGAAGAGCGTAATACCAAGATTATTTTTACAAACGATACTAAATCTAATCCTACATCCAACCTTAATCTATTATCAACCATTACGCTTTAGTGTAATTATGTTGCGGTAAAAATTTATAACATCAACTAAAGAGCTTTATATAAAACTTGCTTCTTTCTAAAAGAAAAATTTCTGCCAGATAAAGGCAGAATTATAAGCAAGAAAAAAGGGTACGTATACACGCACCCTTTTATCGCCCTATGTAATTATTTTACGGCATCTTTTAGGGCTTTCCCAGCTCTAAATGCAGGAACTTTACTTGCAGGAATTTCGATTTCTTCTCCTGTTTGTGGATTACGTCCTTTACGAGCTGCACGATCACGTACTTCAAAGTTTCCAAAACCAATGATTTGTACTTTTTCTCCAGAAGCTAGAGAATCAGTGATAGCTTGGAAAACTGCGTCAACTGCTTTACCAGCATCTTTTTTAGAAAGTTCGCTTGCTTCCGCAACGGCATTAACTAAATCTGTTTTATTCAAAACAGTCACCTCCTTAGCATGATGAAATCAATTTAGAACAAATGAATAATCATAATATACATTTGTTCACCAAATTTCTTGATTTTATACTTCAGTGTCCACTAATTCAATGTGTGACAATGCTTATATTAACTGACAATCGCATAAAATTCAACAATATTCTGCGGTTTTTTTGCATTGAAATACAAATTTAATGTTTTTTACCTTGATAAAACTAAAATACATACTGTAATTTCATACTATTTTACTACAAAAATAAGAGATGGTACAAACATTAGTACCATCTCTCATTTATTATAAATATATATTCGTTTTATAAAATAATCGCAATCAAACCGCCTGATCCTTCATTTATGATTCTTTCCAACGTATCTTTTAGCTTGTATCGAGCTGATTCTGGCATTTGTGATATTTTAGCTTGGATACCTTCACGAACAATCGAGCTTAGCGATCTTCCAAATATATCTGAATCCCAAATGGATAGTGGATCTTCTTCAAAGTCTTGCATTAAATAACGAACTAATTCTTCACTTTGCTTTTCTGTACCAATAATCGGTGCAAATTCAGATTCTACATCTACCTTAATCATATGAATGGATGGTGCATCAGCTTTCAATCGAACACCAAATCTTGAGCCATGTTTAATAATCTCAGGTTCATCTAGAATCATATCTTCTACGGATGGAGCGGCAATCCCATATCCTGTCTGTTTCACCATTTGTAATGCACTTGCAACTTGATCATATTCCCTTTTCGCATAAGCATAGCTCTGCATCAATTCAAGTAAATGATCCTTCCCTCTAATCTCTTCACCCACTATTTCTTTTAAAATTTGCTCATATAAAGAGTTCGGGGATTGTAGATCTATTTCAGCTATTCCTTCTCCTAATTCCATACTAGCAAGTGCAGCATGTTCAATATATTCGAATTCTGAAAACTGCTGAACAATCTCATCTACATCGCGCAAGCGTTTAATGTTTTTAATGTTCGTATGAATAGCTTCTTGGTAATTCTTTCTCAACCAATGCTCTTCATTAAGTACCATCACCCAATTAGGTAAATTCACATTCACTTCTAATACTGGGAACTCGTATAAAGCCTCTTTTAGGACACTGAATACCTCTCGTTCACTCATTGATTCCACACTCATTGCCAGGACGGGGATATCATATTCCTTAATCAGCTGGTCTCGAAGTAAAATTGTTTCTTCAGCAGACGGACGTAGGGAATTAACTACCATAATAAAGGGTTTTCCAACTTCTTTTAATTCCTCAACAATTTTTTGTTCTGCTTCGATGTAATTTTCCCGGGGAATATCTCCAATAGTACCGTCTGTAGTAATAATAACACCAATTGTTGAATGTTCTTGAATTACCTTACGCGTACCAATCTCTGCAGCATCATGAAAAGGTATAGCTTCTTCATACCATGGTGTATGAATCATTCGTGGACCATCTTCATCTTCAAATCCTTTTGCCCCTTCAACTGCATATCCTACACAGTCTACTAAACGAATATTTACATCTAGACCTTCTTCTACATGCACAGAAACTGCTTGATTTGGCACAAATTTAGGTTCTGTTGTCATGACTGTTCTTCCAGATGCACTTTGTGGTATTTCATCAAGTGTTCGCACTCTTTCACTTTCATCTTGAATATTTGGAATAACGGCTAATTCTAAAAACTTCTTAATAAATGTGGACTTCCCTGTTCGAACAGCACCGACAACTCCTAAATAAATATCTCCGTTTGTTCGTTTAGAAATATCTTTAAATATATCTACCTTTTTCAAGTTCTCTCCTCCTACCTTCTAAACCCTTCTTTCTTACATTCTATGAATTTGTCCAAACAAAATATGCATCAATTAGCACCTCAAAATGATTGTTTTTATTTTTTTTCAGGTTTATCACGAAATAATTGTGATATCTAGAAGAGGCGAAATGATTCTGCTAAATGAAGAAAAAAGATCTACTACAAGCAATATATGCTGTAGTAGATCTTTTCATTCCTATTACTCTTTTAAAAAAATAACATCACCATTTTCATCGATTGTATAAGGTAAAGAGTACGCTGGAACAAATGGTGTATTTTCTGCAATAATCATACGAATATCGTCCCCTGGTTGGAAGGAATGATCAAATTCATTTATTGCTTTCTGTAAATCAATACTATAATCAATATACAAATCACCATTCGTATCCATAATGATTGGCAAATTTTCTTGTGAATAAGGACTTGTCACATAAGGATAACTATCCAGCTTTAAAAGCTCCTCATTTACACGATGCACACCAGAGATTAATTCCTGACCAAATGGCGGATAAGTATTTTGAGAACGATAAATATCTAATTTCACAACAATTTGTCGAAGTGCTTCTGTTGCCCTTAAATCAATGACACGAACTCGTGGATCTTCCTCAGGCGTAATAATCACATATTGGTAATATCCACCATTTTCAAAAGCACTCCCTGGAATTTCTGTTAAAATCCCACGTTCTCTTAACAAACTAAAATCAATCAAGTATTTTTCAAAAATTGGAGTTTCAGCTGGCTTTGTTTTAATGGGAAGTAGTCCATTTGTCTGCTCCTGATACTGCAAGACTGCACTTTGAACCATTTCCATTTGCGCTTCATTTGGCACTTGATTTTGAGCTAATTCACTCTTTGGATACATACAGCCACTAAGCAAAAGTATGATCAGAATTAGGAAAAATACCTTCTTTGTATATGTAAACACGATTCATTTCCTCCATTTTGGTTAATACTTATTTATCCAGTTGGGCCACTAAACACGATATAAAAGATAATAAGTGCAGCTATAATAAATGATAAATAAGCAATAATAGCAAAGATTACTGATAAAATTCCTTTAAGCTTGTACCTACTTAAATAAATAAAGCCTACTGCTACAAATAATAAGATGATTCCAGCAAAGGAAACCCACATTTTAAGCATAGAAAGACTCATTTTATTCACCTCGTTTTATAACATGAAGTTATTTTTATATATGATAGAAAAAAATAAAATTAGAGAAACTTGTCCTCCTCTAAAATATAGGAACGGGTTATTTTACCAAATAAAGATAAAAAAACTGGAATGAAGGGGGCAAGCTTCATCCCAGCATGACTAAATAACACCTATAGCAACTCTATCCATGAATACTTGTGCAATGTATTTTATGCATATGGATTAATTACGGTATACTCAAAACGCCTACTACTAGCTACTGTTTGAATAGACGATTCAATCCTTGTACATCATCTGGGATTTTATTATTGGTAATAGATTCAACAATTTTCTTCTCTTTTTCTGAAGAAATTCTTTTCCCTGCCATACTTGAAATTTGTTGAACTAAATTTCTAACCGTTTGTTCATTCGAAAAATCTGCATTTTTCACAGATGCAGCTATTCGATATATTTCCTCAGGTCGAATATTTGTTTCTTTTTGAATACGGTCAAATATTCCTTTTTTTTCTTGGCTCACAAGCTCTCCTCCCTACATGTTTACTCAAACGTAGTATATGCAGAGAAAAGAGGAGCTGTGTTAGTCGTTTATATGATTTTCCATCAAAGATTAAATATCCTTCATTTCTGCTTTTTTATCACGATTCATTAAATGCTCAACAACCGTCTTTGGATCTTTATCATTAAATAATACATCATAAAGCCCTGATGTTATCGGCATTTCAATTCCTTGCTTTTCTGCAAGCTGATAGGCAGCTTTCGTTGTACTTACACCTTCTACAACCATGCCCATTTGTTGAAGTATCTCATCCAAACTTTTCCCAGATCCTAACAAGTTTCCTGCTCTCCAGTTTCGGCTATGTACACTTGTACAAGTTACAACTAGATCTCCTACACCAGAGAGCCCCAAAAATGTCAAAGGATTGGCACCTAACGATGTTCCTAAGCGAGATATTTCAGCAAGACCTCTAGTAATTAAAGCAGCCTTTGCATTATCCCCATAACCAAGACCATTAGAAATCCCTGCACCTAAACCAATAACATTTTTAAGTGAACCACCTAATTCTATACCAATAATATCTGAACTTGTATAGACACGGAAAGCTTCATTGATAAATAAATCCTGTGCAAATTTAGAAATTTCTTTATTAATGGCTGATACTGTAACAGTTGTCGGCTGTCTTAGTGCCACTTCTTCAGCATGACTAGGTCCAGAAAGGACAACTATATCCGCGTACGGATAACTAGGTAATTCCTCATGAATCATTTCGGAAACCCGAAGTAAGGTTCCTGGTTCAATCCCTTTAGTGGCATGGATAATAATTCCCTTACCATCCCAAACTTCCTTCAATTGCTGACACACTTGACGAATGGCTTTTGATGGAATAACTAAAAGAATTACTTCCACATCTTTTACAGCTGCAGCCAGGTCTCCATAAGCAATAATATTTTCTGGCAAAGTAACATTATCTAAATATTTTTCATTTTTTCTTGTAGAATTAATTTCCTCGGCTTGTTCCTTACGATGTGTCCATAGACGGACATCATGTCCATTATCAGCTAAGACAATACTAAGTGCTGTTCCCCAGCTACCAGCACCTAAAACCGCAATTTTTTTCATCGATTATCTTCCCCTTAATCTCGTTTACGTGCAAATATTTTAATTGGTGTACCTGTAAAATCAAATGCTTCACGTATACGATTTTCTAAAAATCTTTTGTATGAAAAATGCATTAATTCAGGATCATTTACAAATACAGCAAAGCTAGGTGGCTGTACAGACACCTGTGTGACATATAATATTTTCAAACGATTCCCTTTCACTGTTGGAGCTGGATAAACTGCTATGGCATCCATAATCACATCGTTTAACATGCTTGTTGGAATTCGTTTCACATGATTCTCACTAGCTAATCGAATGATAGGAATTAACGTATGCAAACGTTTTTTCGTTTTAGCAGATAGATAAACAATTGGCGCATAATCCAAAAATTGAAATTCATCACGAACTTCTGCTTCAAATTCCTTCATAGCAGTATCACTTGATTTAACAGTATCCCACTTATTAACAACAATAACAATAGCTCTTCCTGCCTCATGCGCATATCCCGCAATTCGCTTATCCTGTTCTAATATGCCTGTTTCAGCATCAATTAGTACTAAAACAACATCAGAACGTTCAATAGCCTTTAATGCACGTAGCACACTGTATTTTTCTGTAGATTCATATACTTTTCCACGCTTGCGCATACCAGCAGTATCTGTAATGACATAATCTTGGCCATCTTTATGTAAATGTGTATCGATAGCATCTCGTGTTGTTCCACTAATACTACTTACAATAACACGTTCCTCATTTAAAATAGCGTTAACTAATGACGATTTCCCGACATTTGGTCGACCAATTAAGCTAAAATAGATTACCTCTTTATTTACTGGCTCAGCATCAAGTGTTGGAAAATGTGCAATCACAGCATCTAACATATCTCCTAGCCCAATCCCATGTGAACCTGAAATAGGAAATGGTTCCCCAAAGCCTAAAGAATAATACTCATAAATCTCTTCTCTCATTTCTGGATTATCCATTTTGTTCACACCAAGGACAACGGGTTTATTACTTTTATACAGAATTCTAGCAACCTCTTCATCAGCAGCTGTGATACCCTCTTTAGCATTGACAATAAAGAGAATAACATCTGCCTCTTCTATTGCTATTTCTGCTTGATGACGCATTTGTATTAATAAAGGCTCATCACCTATTTCAATTCCACCTGTGTCAATAATATTAAAAGTAGTCGTTAACCATTCTGCTTCCGCATATATTCTATCCCTAGTAACACCAGGAACATCGTTTACAATGGATATTCTTTCGCCAACAAGACGATTAAAAATAGTTGATTTCCCTACATTTGGTCGTCCAACAATGGCAACAGTTGATTTTCTCATGAAAGGAACATCCTTTCTTCTTCATTATTTTTCATAGCTCCACTAATTTTAGCAAAAGAATATTATTTTAACAATGATTGTTAAGGAAAAGTAGCTAGTACAGAACTCTACTATGCAAATCTTATAAAACGCTTTACATGATTTTTCTTGATTTAAAAGTGTATATATCCTGTTCCATCTGCTTCCTAGAAAATGCTTTTATATAGCATCGATGTAGTAAATGAATACTTAACAAAATCAATAGACTAAGAAAGAGATTTTGTAAAAAATAAAGGCTACCAATCTGCTTTTGCAAATGATAAGTATGAAGCACTAATCCATCTATTATTTCTCCAATTGTCATTCCAATTGTCAAAGCTATAATCCTCTCATAAACAGGCTTAACTAAAATAATAATAATACAAGAAATGAAAAGAGAGATTAAAAATGGATAGGCTAAAATAAACCAAATCGGACTAATTCGCTCCCATAATAAAATAGCTGCATAACTTATAGAAATGATAAAAGAAGAAATCATCATATAATAAGGACGATGAATAAATAAAATAAATGGCAATGCTGTTAGAAGGATTAAAAATGCAAGTGATACTTGCTGAAAAGCGTTATGAAGCACAATATGTGAAGAAATCATCGTTAAAAATAAATAAATGAAAAGAATCAATTTAGCTCGACTAGTTTTCATAAAAAAGAATATCAGGATGCTATTAATTGCCCATAATGAATATAATAACTCTATTGAAGACATTGTTTACTCTTCCTTCCCTTTGTATTTCTATTTTTCATTATGGGATAAGAGTAGACAAAATATTCAATTGGAAATATAAAAAAAGCCCTACCAGTTTAGTTTGATAGAGCTTCTTTTTTCAATTGCTTACTTATATTTATTTAGCTTATCGCCAATTAGATCACCAATTTGGAAGCTGGACTGATCTTCTGTTTTCTCATACTCACTAAAATCTTCTTGCTCTTTATCCTCTTCTAATTCTTTCATACTTAAAGAAATACGTTGATTTTCTTCATCAACATGAAGTACTTTCACATCAACCTCTTGAGCAACAGAAAGCACTTCTGATGGATTACCAATATGACGGTTTGCAATTTGTGAAATATGAACTAAACCTTCTACTCCTGGTAAAATTTCAACAAAAGCACCGAAGTTTGCAAGTCTTTTCACTGTTCCAGTTAATACATCACCGTTTTTAACCTTATCAGAAATATTCACCCAAGGTCCAGGTAATGTGTTCTTATGAGAAAGTGAAATTCTTTCATGTTCACGATCAACAGAAATAACCTCTACTTTTATTGTATCGCCTTCTGATACCACATCAGATGGTTTATCTACGTGCTCATGTGAAAGTTGTGAAATATGAACTAATCCATCAACTCCGCCAATATCAACGAATACACCAAAGTCAGTTAGTCGTTGAACAACACCATCTAAAACTTGCCCTTCTTCTAGTGTTTCTAATAACTGCCCTTTTTTCTCATTCGCCTCTTCTTCAACAACTGCACGATGAGAAAGAATAATGCGATTTTGTTCGCGATCTAGATCAACAATTTTCACAGATAATGTTTTCCCAACATAGTCAGAAAAATCATCAACAAAATAAGTTTCTACTAAAGAAGCAGGTATGAATCCACGTAAACCAATATTTACAACAAGACCACCTTTAACTACTTCTTTTACAGTTGTATCAAACACTGTACCATCTTCAAATTTCTGAGTTAACTCTTCCCATGCTTTTTCAGCATCTACTGCTTTTTTAGAAAGAACAATCTCATCATCATCAACTTTCTTAACAATCAATTCAATTTCATCTCCAACACTCACTACTTCATCTGGAGATTCTACATGTACATTTGATAGTTCGCCAATTGGTAAGATACCTTCACTTTTGAAGCCGATATCAACAAGAACTTGTTTATCTTCTAATTTCACTACAGTTCCTGTAACTGTATCACCAACATTAAAATTCACTAAATCATTTCCTAATTCTTCATGCATAATTAGCCCTCCTAAATCAATTAAAAACTTCTATCTTATGTAATTAAAATAGCAGTATACCAAGGATTATCTTTAGATATCGTTTAAAAATTGATTCTAATAATAACTTCTAATAAGATTCATTATTTGACAAGCTTAGTAAATAACTATAACCCAGTTTTTATATAGGTATTAAATATAGTATGTATCTCTATGAATAGTTATTAACTTTATCCAGAATAAAACTAGCTACATCATCAATGGACATGGAAGTCGTATCAACTTCTATAGCATCTTCTGCTTTGATTAGTGGCGCAACTTTACGTTTTGTATCTTGTAAATCTCGCTCAATAATCTCATTTTTAATATTTTCTAAATCAGAAGTAAAGCCTCTTTCTATATTTTCCTGATGACGTCTTTTAGCTCTTTCTTCAGCGGAAGCAATTAAAAAGAATTTCAATTCGGCATTTGGTAGGACGTGTGTTCCAATATCTCTTCCATCCATCACTACGCCACCTTGTTTAGCAAATGCCTTCTGTTTTTCTACCATAATCTCTCGAATTTTCGAATGCTTTGCAATTTGCGATACAGCATGGGTTACTTTTTCAGAACGAATTTCAAGAGAAACATCTTTCCCATCAAGAAATACCTTTTGTCCTGTGTTAGATTGTTTTAATTCAATGGAAGTTTCTAACAGGACAGCTGTTAGTTTATCTTCATTATCATAATGAATATTTTCATTTATTGCTTTTAATGTTATTGCTCGATACATTGCTCCAGTATCAATATAGATATATCCAAGTTTTGTCGCAACAATTTTTGATACGGTACTCTTCCCCGCTGCTGCTGGACCATCAATGGCAATTGTTAATTTACTATTCAATCCTACATTCATTCCTCTCGCTGTCTAACATCTATCTTAAAGACTTTGCAAATATGCTTATATAAATAATACCACAAAAATTTATAAAATTACCATTTAAGTGAATTAGTAACTTATTCATCCAGAACGAAAAACACAGGCTATACTCTTAGCTCGTAAGGATATGAGGATATGCTAAAGCATAAAAAACAAGCAAGTAATCTATCCGTTTTTTAATCAAGCGCTCAATAAAAATTTACCTTTACCCATATAACTAAACGAAAAATCAATATAATCTGAAATCTATAGAATCACAAACTTCTGAATAGTACTTTTAGACTAAAAACATTGATTTTTCTCTTTAATATAAACTTTCAATTCTAAGATGCAATTCCTAATACCCATTATTACAAAAAATTAGCAAAAGAGAAAGAAAAAATTCTCTTTTACTAATTTTTTTGATCTGGAATGAAATTATTTAGATAAAATACTGTTTACTCCGTAAAAACAGCTTCTGGACCAGATATTTTTTCTACTTCTTCTTCCTTCCCATTATCTGCATTGATAAAAATGCGATAAATATCATTATCAAGTGTTCCAATAAACTCATATGTTAATATTTCTTCTTTTTGTGTATTTTCCATTATTACTAATTTCTGTTCCATGATTTCGACATTCGGATTCACATGTGTTTTTGCTTCGTCTAATGTTAACTCAGGTTCGTTAATTTCGCGTTCATGATGATTAATTAAAAAATTCTTTCCAGAAAATCCGATCACTTCTCCGCTATCTAAAGCCACTTTAACTTCTACCGAATCTGGATAGATTTGAACACCATCCTGTTCATATACAAAGGTGTACACACCAATTTGATCATATTCACTACTATTAGAAAGCTTCATATTTTGAAATTGTTGATTTTCTACAAATTTTTCGGCTTCAAGATACCCATCATGTAAACTAATACTTTTTTCTGAGAATG contains the following coding sequences:
- a CDS encoding heptaprenyl diphosphate synthase component 1 — encoded protein: MNTSPLTNKQLKGCIEKKIKHHFIDQFIDHPVIDEEKLSLLSMILSNTPLSLEKQQQYIVATMLVQLALDTHDIVEEQTNNTTKQLTVLAGDYYSGLYYLLLSEIEELDFIHTLATAIRDINELKMKIHLKEIKSMEEYLSTVQQINSLLLIRVAKYVDHTLMASITGELLFTSKLLQEKQEYHMHGNSKILTDYLQVLNLNMEQTILDDIDHFVLKNTTKIDSFVFPSSFQLSALHENIQSILNPLVAHVEEG
- the mtrB gene encoding trp RNA-binding attenuation protein MtrB, whose protein sequence is MENNYSKSDFFVIKAMEDGVNVIGLTRGTDTRFHHAEKLDADEIMIAQFTEHTSAIKVRGKALIQTSHGEITNG
- a CDS encoding HU family DNA-binding protein — translated: MNKTDLVNAVAEASELSKKDAGKAVDAVFQAITDSLASGEKVQIIGFGNFEVRDRAARKGRNPQTGEEIEIPASKVPAFRAGKALKDAVK
- the spoIVA gene encoding stage IV sporulation protein A, whose protein sequence is MKKVDIFKDISKRTNGDIYLGVVGAVRTGKSTFIKKFLELAVIPNIQDESERVRTLDEIPQSASGRTVMTTEPKFVPNQAVSVHVEEGLDVNIRLVDCVGYAVEGAKGFEDEDGPRMIHTPWYEEAIPFHDAAEIGTRKVIQEHSTIGVIITTDGTIGDIPRENYIEAEQKIVEELKEVGKPFIMVVNSLRPSAEETILLRDQLIKEYDIPVLAMSVESMSEREVFSVLKEALYEFPVLEVNVNLPNWVMVLNEEHWLRKNYQEAIHTNIKNIKRLRDVDEIVQQFSEFEYIEHAALASMELGEGIAEIDLQSPNSLYEQILKEIVGEEIRGKDHLLELMQSYAYAKREYDQVASALQMVKQTGYGIAAPSVEDMILDEPEIIKHGSRFGVRLKADAPSIHMIKVDVESEFAPIIGTEKQSEELVRYLMQDFEEDPLSIWDSDIFGRSLSSIVREGIQAKISQMPESARYKLKDTLERIINEGSGGLIAIIL
- a CDS encoding DUF2768 domain-containing protein translates to MSLSMLKMWVSFAGIILLFVAVGFIYLSRYKLKGILSVIFAIIAYLSFIIAALIIFYIVFSGPTG
- a CDS encoding stage VI sporulation protein F; the encoded protein is MSQEKKGIFDRIQKETNIRPEEIYRIAASVKNADFSNEQTVRNLVQQISSMAGKRISSEKEKKIVESITNNKIPDDVQGLNRLFKQ
- a CDS encoding NAD(P)H-dependent glycerol-3-phosphate dehydrogenase, yielding MKKIAVLGAGSWGTALSIVLADNGHDVRLWTHRKEQAEEINSTRKNEKYLDNVTLPENIIAYGDLAAAVKDVEVILLVIPSKAIRQVCQQLKEVWDGKGIIIHATKGIEPGTLLRVSEMIHEELPSYPYADIVVLSGPSHAEEVALRQPTTVTVSAINKEISKFAQDLFINEAFRVYTSSDIIGIELGGSLKNVIGLGAGISNGLGYGDNAKAALITRGLAEISRLGTSLGANPLTFLGLSGVGDLVVTCTSVHSRNWRAGNLLGSGKSLDEILQQMGMVVEGVSTTKAAYQLAEKQGIEMPITSGLYDVLFNDKDPKTVVEHLMNRDKKAEMKDI
- the der gene encoding ribosome biogenesis GTPase Der; this translates as MRKSTVAIVGRPNVGKSTIFNRLVGERISIVNDVPGVTRDRIYAEAEWLTTTFNIIDTGGIEIGDEPLLIQMRHQAEIAIEEADVILFIVNAKEGITAADEEVARILYKSNKPVVLGVNKMDNPEMREEIYEYYSLGFGEPFPISGSHGIGLGDMLDAVIAHFPTLDAEPVNKEVIYFSLIGRPNVGKSSLVNAILNEERVIVSSISGTTRDAIDTHLHKDGQDYVITDTAGMRKRGKVYESTEKYSVLRALKAIERSDVVLVLIDAETGILEQDKRIAGYAHEAGRAIVIVVNKWDTVKSSDTAMKEFEAEVRDEFQFLDYAPIVYLSAKTKKRLHTLIPIIRLASENHVKRIPTSMLNDVIMDAIAVYPAPTVKGNRLKILYVTQVSVQPPSFAVFVNDPELMHFSYKRFLENRIREAFDFTGTPIKIFARKRD
- the rpsA gene encoding 30S ribosomal protein S1, with the translated sequence MHEELGNDLVNFNVGDTVTGTVVKLEDKQVLVDIGFKSEGILPIGELSNVHVESPDEVVSVGDEIELIVKKVDDDEIVLSKKAVDAEKAWEELTQKFEDGTVFDTTVKEVVKGGLVVNIGLRGFIPASLVETYFVDDFSDYVGKTLSVKIVDLDREQNRIILSHRAVVEEEANEKKGQLLETLEEGQVLDGVVQRLTDFGVFVDIGGVDGLVHISQLSHEHVDKPSDVVSEGDTIKVEVISVDREHERISLSHKNTLPGPWVNISDKVKNGDVLTGTVKRLANFGAFVEILPGVEGLVHISQIANRHIGNPSEVLSVAQEVDVKVLHVDEENQRISLSMKELEEDKEQEDFSEYEKTEDQSSFQIGDLIGDKLNKYK
- the cmk gene encoding (d)CMP kinase, with the translated sequence MNSKLTIAIDGPAAAGKSTVSKIVATKLGYIYIDTGAMYRAITLKAINENIHYDNEDKLTAVLLETSIELKQSNTGQKVFLDGKDVSLEIRSEKVTHAVSQIAKHSKIREIMVEKQKAFAKQGGVVMDGRDIGTHVLPNAELKFFLIASAEERAKRRHQENIERGFTSDLENIKNEIIERDLQDTKRKVAPLIKAEDAIEVDTTSMSIDDVASFILDKVNNYS